One genomic segment of Negativicutes bacterium includes these proteins:
- a CDS encoding dUTP diphosphatase (catalyzes the formation of dUMP from dUTP): MKQRGFEIVSYYQEKNIILPSRKTKFSAGYDIATAENIILLPQQVTLIPTGIKAYMQTDEYLGVHIRSSIAIKQKLTLINNVGVIDADYYNNVENEGHIMIPVYNYNQSSVTIEKDTRIAQGIFYRYLLASDDKAENIRIGGIGSTGKI, translated from the coding sequence ATGAAACAGCGCGGTTTTGAAATTGTCAGTTACTATCAAGAAAAAAATATTATATTACCAAGTCGCAAAACAAAATTTAGTGCCGGTTATGATATTGCAACAGCGGAAAATATAATTTTATTACCACAACAAGTTACTTTAATCCCAACAGGGATAAAAGCATATATGCAAACTGATGAATATTTAGGTGTTCACATAAGGTCAAGTATTGCGATTAAGCAAAAATTAACCTTGATTAATAATGTTGGTGTGATTGATGCTGATTATTATAATAATGTAGAAAATGAAGGTCATATTATGATCCCGGTTTATAATTATAATCAAAGTTCAGTTACTATTGAGAAAGATACTAGAATTGCACAAGGAATCTTTTATCGATATTTATTAGCTAGTGATGATAAGGCTGAAAATATTAGAATTGGCGGAATTGGAAGTACCGGAAAAATATAA
- the hfq gene encoding RNA chaperone Hfq has translation MSVKGMNLQDYFLNQVRKENVHVTIYLVNGFQLKGLVAGFDNFTVIIENEGKQQLVYKHAISTITPFRALTYNKNENAK, from the coding sequence ATGTCAGTTAAAGGAATGAATTTGCAAGATTACTTTTTAAATCAAGTGCGTAAAGAAAATGTTCATGTAACAATATATCTAGTCAATGGTTTTCAACTTAAAGGATTAGTAGCTGGGTTTGATAATTTCACGGTAATTATTGAAAATGAAGGAAAACAACAACTGGTCTATAAACATGCAATATCAACGATTACACCTTTCCGAGCATTAACTTATAATAAAAATGAAAATGCAAAATAA